A stretch of the Filimonas lacunae genome encodes the following:
- a CDS encoding M28 family peptidase, whose product MKQLLLIIILCPTLTFSQSRKQKRAQEKADKETLANLQAHVQYLAGDQLEGRRTGSAGEVLAMQYISNYFTKAGLEPKGTNGFIQEFTINEGKQLPPADNQFIVNDKPMTVNLDYYPLAWSAETTASGSASLDLREKGEPWFWDAKDLVEENKNNPHFAIDEALQKEALNASKKGAKALIIFNSGKQTDNILFNKNDKTKAAALPVLYLTPRGLKKYFADVSALYNVKLKVKMVNTSRKAHNVVGYINNNAPNTVVLGAHYDHLGRGEDDNALDAKGEIHNGADDNASGTAALLELARLLKKSSDKSSNYLLIAFSGEELGLFGSKYWLDNPTVTSKPNYMINMDMVGRYNPDKKLTIGGFGTSPVWSQVFTTVPAGNLLVHFDSSGAGPSDHASFYRKDIPVLFFFTNSHEDYHKATDDWDKINYAGELDIVKYIEAIIAATANKGPLPFAKTSEPEMAKVNLPVTLGVMPDYAFSGTGMRIEAVSKGKLAEKSGLMAGDVLLQLGQYQFVDVPSYMQALRNFKKGDSTTLKLKRGTAEKTVPIQF is encoded by the coding sequence ATGAAGCAATTATTACTCATTATTATTCTTTGCCCTACACTTACCTTTTCACAATCGCGCAAGCAAAAAAGAGCGCAGGAAAAAGCTGATAAAGAAACACTTGCCAATTTGCAGGCGCATGTGCAATACCTGGCCGGCGATCAGCTCGAAGGCCGGCGTACCGGCAGTGCAGGCGAGGTACTGGCCATGCAATACATCAGCAACTATTTTACAAAAGCCGGTTTAGAACCTAAAGGCACCAATGGCTTTATACAGGAGTTTACCATTAACGAGGGCAAACAACTACCCCCTGCCGATAACCAGTTTATAGTGAATGATAAACCCATGACCGTAAACCTGGATTACTACCCGCTTGCGTGGAGTGCCGAAACCACCGCTTCGGGAAGTGCTTCGTTGGACTTGCGTGAAAAAGGCGAACCCTGGTTTTGGGATGCGAAAGACCTGGTAGAAGAAAATAAAAATAATCCGCATTTCGCCATTGACGAAGCTTTGCAAAAAGAAGCCCTCAACGCCAGCAAAAAAGGCGCAAAAGCACTGATCATTTTTAACAGCGGCAAACAAACCGATAACATTTTGTTTAATAAGAACGATAAAACCAAGGCAGCTGCGCTGCCGGTATTGTACCTGACACCCCGTGGGCTGAAAAAATATTTTGCCGATGTTTCTGCCCTGTACAATGTAAAACTGAAGGTGAAAATGGTAAACACCTCCCGCAAAGCACACAATGTGGTAGGGTATATTAATAACAACGCCCCTAACACGGTAGTACTAGGGGCACATTACGATCATCTTGGCCGTGGCGAAGACGATAACGCGCTGGACGCCAAAGGTGAAATTCATAACGGTGCTGATGACAATGCCAGCGGTACCGCTGCCCTGCTGGAATTAGCCCGCCTGCTGAAAAAAAGCAGTGATAAAAGCAGCAACTACCTTCTTATCGCCTTTTCGGGTGAAGAGCTGGGTTTGTTTGGCAGCAAATACTGGCTGGACAACCCTACTGTTACCAGCAAACCTAACTACATGATTAACATGGACATGGTAGGCCGTTATAACCCCGATAAAAAATTAACCATTGGCGGCTTTGGCACTTCGCCCGTTTGGAGCCAGGTGTTTACTACGGTGCCGGCCGGTAATTTGCTGGTGCATTTTGACAGTTCCGGCGCAGGCCCCAGCGATCATGCATCTTTTTACCGTAAAGACATTCCCGTTTTATTCTTTTTTACCAACAGTCACGAAGATTATCACAAAGCCACCGACGATTGGGACAAAATCAATTATGCCGGCGAACTGGATATTGTGAAGTACATAGAAGCAATAATTGCTGCTACTGCCAATAAAGGCCCACTGCCTTTTGCCAAAACCAGCGAACCCGAAATGGCCAAAGTAAACCTGCCGGTGACCCTGGGTGTAATGCCTGACTATGCGTTTAGTGGAACAGGCATGCGCATTGAAGCGGTAAGCAAAGGAAAACTGGCTGAAAAGTCAGGACTGATGGCGGGTGACGTACTTTTACAACTGGGGCAGTACCAGTTTGTAGATGTGCCATCTTACATGCAGGCGCTGCGCAACTTTAAAAAAGGCGATAGCACTACTTTAAAGCTGAAACGCGGCACTGCCGAAAAAACCGTTCCCATTCAATTTTAA
- a CDS encoding IPExxxVDY family protein, with amino-acid sequence MKLKLNIDELTDDFFTDTRLLGITATVKNYQFCWQLNHMLGYSFRLNPEIEIHLRRKERSYFFPVYQHEVKNSFLNHYLYHNHFDGEYLLPEFRHMDFLWLMKGDFVDEESCKQMVQTIKSISGVQMVAELTNEKIRNKGHLVF; translated from the coding sequence TTGAAGCTAAAGCTGAACATAGACGAATTAACAGACGATTTTTTTACCGACACAAGGCTGCTGGGTATTACCGCTACTGTAAAAAACTACCAGTTTTGCTGGCAGTTAAACCATATGCTGGGCTATAGCTTTCGCTTAAACCCCGAAATAGAAATTCACCTGCGCCGTAAAGAGCGCAGCTATTTTTTCCCGGTTTACCAGCACGAGGTAAAAAACAGTTTCCTGAACCACTATTTGTATCACAACCATTTTGATGGTGAATACCTGCTGCCCGAATTCAGGCATATGGATTTTTTGTGGCTGATGAAGGGCGATTTTGTAGATGAAGAAAGCTGCAAACAGATGGTACAAACCATTAAAAGCATCAGTGGCGTGCAAATGGTGGCCGAATTAACCAACGAGAAAATAAGAAATAAAGGACACCTGGTTTTTTAA
- a CDS encoding CusA/CzcA family heavy metal efflux RND transporter, with translation MLNRIIRFSVENKLIIGLLMIGWIVYGVFEVTRLPIDAVPDITNNQVQVITNAPALGATDVERLITFPIEQANNSIPGLVEMRSLSRFGLSIVTMVFNDDADVYWARQQVSERMQTVSMPDNAGTPQLAPVTTGLGEIYQYVVRAKPGYESKYTLADLRTIQDWMIRRQLLGTKGVADVSTFGGELKQYEVAVNPAQLKAFNLTISDVFNALHLNNENTGGAYIEKGPSVLFIRSEGLVGNISDIENIVVKTTNTNAPVLIKHIAQVQTGAATRYGALCYNTQGEVTGAIVMMLKGENSSAVIKNVKERITAIQKTLPEGIVIEPFLDRTKMVNNAIGTVEHNLLEGAVIVILVLVLFLGNFRAGFIVASVIPLSMLFAIIMMNTFGVSGNLMSLGALDFGLIVDGAVIIVEAVLHHLQKSKKYTSGFITQDQMNAEVSNSASRMMNAAVFGQIIILIVYLPILSLQGIEGKMFKPMAQTVAFAIIGAFILSLTYVPMISSLVLSRKISNKPTFADKMMAAIERVYKKALNKALHYRKTVIGVAVLLLVVSAGVFSTLGGEFIPQLEEGDFAVESRLLTGTNLNTTIRTTQQMSKILLDSFPEVEKVVTRVGSAEIPTDPMPIEGGDVIIVLKDKKEWTSATSFTEMADKMTEKIHAIPGVTTGFQFPVQMRFNEMMTGAKQDVICKIFGENLDTLAAYAGKLAAIANTVKGTTDMYVETVTGMPQIVVNYNRSEIAKYGLSVQEINRTINAAFAGAAAGQVYEGEKRFDLVVRAGVDKRKSMEDVNNLLIATPGGVQVPLYQLAEIKQTEGPAQIQREDAKRRIIVGFNVRGRDVQSIVTDLQEKVNKQLKMQAGYYTTYGGSFENLQQAKQRLSIALPIALVLIFLMLYFAFHSVKEGVLIYTAIPLSAIGGILALWMRGMPFSISAGVGFIALFGVAVLNGIVLISEFNRLKKDGATDTWQIILHGTQNRLRPVLMTAAVASLGFLPMALSDGAGAEVQRPLATVVIGGLITATLLTLFVLPALFLAVENRKRKKGVAPVTLAVLLLLSVNCLQAQTPPGYRPVSLEQSITLATTNNLQMQQAKLGQQHGQQLKKSWLDMPKTSITGEYGQYNSAKNDLHLGVSQSFNFPSVYSNQKKALNENYLQTIAQTQLTRQNLKAEVKRMYYEAIWLQEKKKLLQYADSIYSLFLEKAALRLKTGESNLLEKATAQTQRQQIQNQLGMLESDIIINLQQFNLLLNDSVAYAPQTSNVLAEGSVLVDTSALAQLPQMQLLQHQANAAEWQWKTEKAKLLPDFVVGYNNQTMKPEYGNSLNYVNAGIGIPLFSGAQSARAAASKTEWERLKVQNQQAQLQTRTEVLNAQQQVQKYAGSLRYYQQEALPNTQVIVSTADKQFVNGEIDYLQWTILVNQTIGIRNEYIDAVNNYNQSVITLQKITNKE, from the coding sequence ATGTTAAACAGGATTATCCGGTTCTCGGTAGAGAACAAATTAATCATTGGGCTATTAATGATAGGCTGGATAGTGTATGGCGTTTTTGAAGTCACACGCCTGCCTATTGATGCCGTACCCGATATTACCAATAACCAGGTGCAGGTAATTACCAACGCACCGGCCCTGGGCGCTACAGATGTAGAACGGCTCATTACCTTCCCCATTGAACAGGCTAACAATAGCATTCCCGGACTGGTAGAAATGCGCAGCCTTTCCCGCTTCGGGCTCAGCATTGTTACCATGGTGTTTAATGATGATGCCGATGTATACTGGGCACGCCAGCAGGTAAGTGAACGTATGCAAACAGTAAGCATGCCCGATAATGCCGGCACCCCGCAACTGGCCCCGGTTACTACCGGGCTTGGCGAAATTTACCAGTATGTGGTACGCGCTAAACCGGGCTACGAAAGCAAGTATACCCTGGCCGACCTGCGTACGATACAAGACTGGATGATACGCCGCCAGCTGCTGGGTACCAAAGGAGTAGCAGACGTTTCTACTTTTGGTGGCGAACTAAAGCAGTACGAAGTAGCCGTGAACCCCGCCCAGTTAAAGGCTTTTAATCTTACTATCAGCGATGTGTTCAATGCCCTGCACCTGAACAACGAAAACACAGGCGGCGCGTATATTGAAAAAGGGCCTTCTGTTTTGTTTATACGCAGCGAAGGCCTGGTAGGCAATATCAGCGATATTGAAAACATTGTAGTAAAAACCACCAACACCAATGCGCCCGTATTAATTAAGCATATAGCCCAGGTGCAAACCGGGGCGGCCACACGTTATGGTGCCTTATGTTATAATACACAAGGCGAAGTAACCGGTGCTATTGTAATGATGTTAAAGGGCGAAAACTCTTCGGCAGTTATTAAAAATGTAAAAGAGCGCATTACCGCAATACAAAAAACCTTACCGGAAGGTATTGTTATTGAGCCTTTCCTCGACCGCACCAAAATGGTAAACAATGCCATAGGCACGGTAGAACATAACCTGCTGGAAGGCGCAGTAATAGTAATTCTGGTGCTGGTATTGTTTTTAGGCAACTTCCGCGCTGGCTTTATAGTAGCATCTGTTATTCCCCTCTCCATGTTGTTTGCCATTATTATGATGAACACTTTTGGAGTAAGCGGTAACCTCATGAGCCTGGGCGCGCTCGATTTTGGATTGATAGTAGATGGGGCTGTTATTATAGTAGAAGCAGTTTTACACCATCTGCAAAAATCAAAAAAATACACCTCCGGCTTTATTACGCAGGACCAGATGAATGCAGAAGTAAGCAACAGTGCATCCCGTATGATGAATGCAGCGGTGTTTGGCCAAATCATAATCCTTATTGTGTATTTGCCTATCTTATCCTTACAGGGTATAGAGGGCAAAATGTTCAAGCCTATGGCACAAACGGTAGCGTTTGCTATTATAGGCGCTTTCATTTTATCGCTTACTTATGTACCTATGATCAGCTCGCTGGTGCTGAGCAGGAAAATAAGTAACAAGCCCACTTTCGCCGATAAAATGATGGCCGCTATAGAGCGGGTGTATAAAAAAGCACTGAACAAAGCGCTGCATTACCGTAAAACGGTAATAGGCGTTGCCGTGTTATTACTGGTAGTGTCTGCAGGTGTATTCAGCACCCTGGGTGGCGAGTTTATACCGCAGCTGGAAGAAGGCGATTTTGCGGTAGAAAGCAGGCTGCTTACCGGAACCAACCTCAACACCACCATCCGCACCACGCAGCAAATGAGTAAGATACTACTGGACAGCTTTCCTGAGGTAGAAAAGGTGGTAACCCGTGTGGGCAGTGCCGAAATACCTACCGACCCTATGCCTATTGAAGGGGGTGATGTAATTATTGTATTAAAGGATAAAAAGGAATGGACCTCGGCCACTTCATTTACAGAAATGGCCGATAAAATGACAGAGAAAATACACGCTATCCCTGGTGTTACTACCGGCTTCCAGTTCCCTGTTCAAATGCGCTTTAACGAAATGATGACGGGCGCTAAACAGGATGTGATCTGTAAAATATTTGGAGAAAACCTCGATACGCTGGCAGCCTATGCCGGTAAGCTGGCAGCCATTGCCAATACTGTAAAGGGCACTACTGATATGTATGTAGAAACGGTTACGGGTATGCCGCAGATTGTGGTGAACTACAACCGCAGCGAAATAGCCAAATACGGTTTAAGCGTGCAGGAAATTAACCGCACTATTAACGCCGCTTTTGCCGGTGCTGCCGCAGGGCAGGTGTATGAAGGTGAAAAACGGTTCGACCTGGTAGTGCGTGCCGGTGTAGATAAACGTAAAAGCATGGAAGATGTAAACAACCTGCTGATAGCCACTCCCGGTGGCGTACAGGTACCCTTGTACCAGCTGGCAGAGATAAAGCAAACAGAAGGCCCGGCGCAGATACAGCGCGAAGATGCCAAACGCCGCATTATTGTAGGCTTTAACGTAAGAGGTCGTGATGTACAAAGCATTGTAACCGATCTACAGGAAAAAGTAAACAAACAGTTGAAAATGCAGGCAGGCTATTATACCACCTATGGTGGTTCGTTCGAAAATCTGCAACAGGCCAAGCAACGGTTAAGCATAGCATTACCTATTGCACTGGTGCTGATATTCCTGATGTTGTATTTCGCTTTCCATAGTGTAAAAGAAGGCGTGTTAATTTATACAGCTATACCGCTTTCAGCTATCGGGGGCATATTGGCATTGTGGATGCGCGGCATGCCGTTTAGCATATCTGCCGGTGTAGGTTTTATTGCCTTGTTTGGTGTAGCGGTGTTAAATGGTATTGTGTTGATATCCGAGTTTAACCGGTTAAAGAAAGACGGCGCTACCGACACCTGGCAAATAATACTGCACGGCACCCAAAACCGTTTACGCCCGGTGCTGATGACAGCCGCAGTGGCTTCGCTGGGCTTTTTACCCATGGCGTTGAGCGATGGTGCAGGCGCCGAAGTGCAAAGGCCGCTGGCAACCGTGGTAATAGGCGGCCTTATTACAGCCACCCTGTTAACCCTGTTTGTGCTGCCTGCTTTGTTCCTGGCAGTAGAAAACAGGAAACGTAAAAAAGGAGTAGCGCCTGTAACGTTAGCAGTATTGCTGTTGTTAAGTGTAAACTGTTTGCAGGCACAAACTCCTCCAGGCTACCGCCCCGTTTCGCTGGAACAAAGCATTACACTGGCCACCACCAATAACCTGCAAATGCAACAGGCTAAACTGGGCCAGCAACACGGGCAACAATTGAAGAAAAGCTGGCTAGACATGCCTAAAACTTCCATCACCGGCGAATATGGTCAGTATAACTCCGCCAAAAACGATTTGCATTTGGGCGTTTCGCAATCGTTCAACTTTCCTTCTGTATACAGTAACCAGAAAAAAGCACTGAACGAAAACTACCTGCAAACCATTGCGCAAACACAGCTTACCCGGCAAAACCTGAAAGCCGAAGTAAAGCGGATGTATTACGAGGCCATCTGGTTACAGGAAAAGAAAAAGCTGCTGCAATATGCTGATAGCATTTATAGCCTGTTCCTGGAAAAAGCAGCCTTGCGTTTAAAAACGGGCGAAAGCAACCTGCTGGAAAAAGCCACGGCGCAAACACAGCGGCAGCAAATTCAAAACCAGCTGGGTATGCTGGAAAGCGATATCATTATTAACCTGCAACAGTTTAATCTGTTGTTGAACGATAGTGTGGCTTACGCCCCGCAAACAAGTAATGTACTGGCCGAAGGTTCCGTGCTGGTAGATACCTCGGCGCTGGCGCAATTGCCACAAATGCAATTGTTACAACACCAGGCCAATGCAGCCGAATGGCAATGGAAAACAGAAAAAGCCAAACTGCTGCCCGACTTTGTAGTAGGCTATAATAACCAAACCATGAAGCCCGAATATGGCAACAGCCTTAACTATGTAAATGCAGGTATAGGCATTCCCTTATTCAGTGGTGCACAAAGTGCGCGCGCTGCCGCTTCTAAAACAGAATGGGAAAGGTTGAAAGTACAAAACCAGCAGGCACAGCTGCAAACCCGCACCGAGGTGCTGAATGCACAGCAGCAGGTGCAAAAGTATGCAGGCAGCCTGCGCTACTATCAGCAGGAAGCTTTGCCTAACACCCAGGTGATTGTAAGCACCGCAGATAAACAATTTGTAAACGGCGAAATAGATTACCTGCAATGGACCATCCTGGTAAACCAAACCATTGGCATACGTAATGAATACATCGATGCTGTTAACAACTATAATCAATCCGTTATCACCCTGCAAAAAATTACCAATAAAGAATAG
- a CDS encoding efflux RND transporter periplasmic adaptor subunit → MIRYILPLVATVCITACGSKKQEEKKAEAPADETTVSVTEAQIKNAGIAVGKPEKRDMATTLTLNGTIDVPPQNMISVSFPLGGYLKSTSLLPGMHVNKGQVLAVLEDMQFIQLQQDYLTAKAKLVVAEAEHSRQQELNSSKASSDKVFQQARAEMETQRILVKALQQKLSLLGIDTEKLTESNLSKSVNIYSPINGFVSKVNVNMGKYTSPTDVLFELVNPEDIHLNLTVFEKDVALLSEGQKIMAYTNNKPKEKHEAEIILISRSLDNNRAAEVHCHFEEYDKTLLPGMFMNAEVSVKNSNALAVPEEAVVRWQNEYYVFEAKGNNIFSMVKIKPGAISNGWQEIEGDNINTSSSLVLKNAYALLMKMKNTAEE, encoded by the coding sequence ATGATCAGATATATATTACCGTTAGTAGCTACCGTTTGCATCACTGCCTGCGGCAGCAAAAAACAAGAAGAAAAAAAGGCAGAAGCGCCCGCAGACGAAACCACGGTAAGCGTTACCGAGGCACAGATAAAAAATGCAGGTATTGCCGTAGGCAAACCCGAAAAGCGGGATATGGCCACTACGCTTACCTTAAACGGCACCATTGATGTGCCGCCGCAAAATATGATCAGCGTAAGTTTTCCGTTGGGAGGGTATTTAAAATCCACCTCCCTGTTGCCTGGCATGCACGTGAACAAAGGGCAGGTGCTGGCAGTGCTGGAAGATATGCAGTTTATACAGTTACAACAGGATTACTTAACCGCCAAGGCCAAACTGGTTGTTGCAGAAGCGGAGCATAGCCGCCAGCAAGAGCTGAACAGCAGCAAAGCCAGCAGCGATAAAGTGTTTCAGCAGGCCCGCGCCGAAATGGAAACACAACGCATACTGGTAAAAGCTTTGCAGCAAAAGTTGTCGTTACTGGGCATTGATACGGAAAAGCTCACCGAAAGCAATCTTTCTAAAAGTGTAAACATCTATTCTCCCATCAACGGCTTTGTAAGTAAGGTAAACGTGAACATGGGTAAATACACTTCGCCTACCGATGTGTTGTTCGAACTGGTAAACCCCGAGGATATTCACCTGAACCTTACCGTGTTTGAGAAAGATGTGGCATTGTTAAGTGAAGGCCAGAAAATTATGGCTTACACCAACAATAAGCCGAAAGAAAAGCATGAAGCCGAAATTATCCTCATCAGCCGCAGCCTGGATAACAACCGCGCCGCCGAGGTGCATTGCCACTTTGAAGAGTACGATAAAACCTTATTACCCGGTATGTTTATGAATGCAGAGGTAAGCGTTAAAAATTCTAATGCGCTGGCAGTGCCGGAAGAAGCAGTGGTGCGCTGGCAAAATGAGTATTATGTTTTTGAAGCAAAGGGGAATAATATCTTCAGCATGGTAAAAATTAAACCCGGCGCTATCAGCAACGGGTGGCAGGAAATAGAAGGCGATAATATTAACACCAGCAGCAGCCTGGTGCTGAAAAACGCCTACGCCCTGCTCATGAAAATGAAAAACACCGCAGAAGAATAA
- a CDS encoding 4a-hydroxytetrahydrobiopterin dehydratase, whose product MWTESNNQLYRKFTFPDFKAAFAFMSEVAEIAEDLDHHPLWTNSYNTVEIWLSTHDAGDVVTEKDWQLARKIDNLPIEK is encoded by the coding sequence ATGTGGACAGAAAGCAACAATCAATTATACCGGAAATTCACCTTCCCCGACTTTAAAGCAGCCTTTGCTTTTATGTCGGAAGTGGCCGAAATAGCCGAAGATCTCGATCACCATCCTTTATGGACCAACAGTTATAATACCGTAGAAATATGGCTGAGTACACACGATGCCGGCGATGTGGTAACAGAAAAAGACTGGCAACTGGCCCGGAAAATTGATAACTTGCCCATAGAAAAATAA
- a CDS encoding S9 family peptidase, translated as MRKLLAGGLLLCCWQHGLAQNLTVEKIMRDPKWIGSSPSNIVWSYNSKNFYFDWNPQAQTSDSSYRSSISGSAPEKAGYRQAQLAVAISRGSYNHARTHIVYTLAGDIYLLEIKTGNTTRVTHTEEVEANPSFFKADAYISYVRNQNLFAWNIKTGSTEQLTNFIKGGEAIAPPAPAAGRGRGGDRGAAANAGNNAAAKTTGNRQEQWLQQDELRLMDIVRERKEKKEAREAFLQTVKETDTLVNINIGDKTVANVQVSPDGRFISYRLFQAASGTKNTIVPNYVTESSFTTDIPARTKVGVAQGKYELFVLDTQKDSVIAIKTDSIPGITDLPDYTKDYPNAISKTPAARPVFINGPWWNEQGTAAIVDIRSQDNKDRWIMLLDAASGTLTLADRQRDEAWIGGPGIGYNANIDWINSNTFYFQSEATGYAHLYTYNITTHQKKALTQGNYEIQEVALNTAKTHFYLLTNEVHPGKQHWYRIKTDGSDKQQITSMEGGYEIELSPDEKYIAYRYSYINKPWELYVQENAPGKKPVQITNKAASDSFKTYPWRETKIFTIPARDGKNIYARIYEPATGRKNGSAVIFVHGAGYLQNVHYWWSSYFREYMFNNLLADKGYTVLDIDYRASSGYGRDWRTGIYRHMGGKDLDDEVDAANYLVKELGINPSKIGMYGGSYGGFMTLMALFTQPDVFKAGAALRPVTDWAHYNHGYTSNILNEPFTDSLAYYRSSPINFAAGLKNNLLICHGMVDVNVHFQDAVRLNQRLIELGKDNWQMAVYPMEDHGFVEPGSWTDEYKRILKLFDTTLLP; from the coding sequence ATGAGAAAACTACTGGCAGGTGGCCTCCTGCTTTGCTGCTGGCAACACGGGCTGGCGCAAAACCTTACGGTCGAAAAAATTATGCGCGATCCTAAATGGATCGGCTCTTCCCCCTCCAACATTGTATGGAGTTATAACAGCAAAAATTTTTATTTCGACTGGAATCCACAAGCACAAACCTCCGATTCCAGTTATCGCTCTTCTATCAGTGGCTCCGCCCCTGAAAAAGCAGGCTACCGGCAGGCGCAGCTGGCAGTGGCTATTAGCCGTGGTAGTTATAACCATGCCCGCACGCATATTGTGTATACGCTGGCAGGCGATATATACCTGCTGGAAATAAAAACCGGTAATACCACCAGGGTTACACATACAGAAGAGGTAGAAGCCAATCCTTCTTTTTTTAAAGCAGATGCGTATATCAGTTATGTGCGCAATCAAAACCTGTTTGCCTGGAACATCAAAACCGGCAGTACCGAGCAGCTTACCAATTTTATAAAGGGCGGCGAAGCCATCGCGCCACCGGCGCCCGCAGCAGGCCGTGGCCGGGGTGGCGACAGGGGTGCAGCAGCCAATGCCGGCAATAATGCCGCTGCTAAAACCACCGGCAACCGGCAGGAGCAATGGCTACAGCAGGATGAACTGCGCCTGATGGATATTGTAAGAGAACGGAAAGAGAAGAAAGAAGCACGTGAAGCGTTTTTACAAACCGTTAAAGAAACCGATACACTGGTAAACATCAATATTGGCGATAAAACGGTTGCCAATGTACAGGTTAGCCCCGACGGCCGGTTTATCTCCTACCGTTTATTCCAGGCAGCTTCCGGCACCAAAAACACTATCGTTCCCAACTATGTAACAGAAAGCAGTTTTACTACCGATATACCTGCCCGCACCAAAGTGGGCGTGGCACAGGGCAAGTACGAGCTGTTTGTGCTCGACACACAAAAAGACAGTGTTATTGCGATAAAAACAGATTCCATACCCGGCATTACCGACCTCCCAGACTATACCAAAGATTACCCGAACGCTATCTCTAAAACACCAGCAGCACGCCCGGTATTCATCAACGGCCCCTGGTGGAACGAACAGGGAACGGCTGCTATTGTAGACATACGATCACAGGATAATAAAGACCGCTGGATAATGCTGCTGGATGCAGCTTCCGGCACATTAACACTGGCCGACCGTCAGCGGGATGAAGCCTGGATAGGCGGTCCCGGCATCGGCTACAACGCTAACATTGACTGGATCAACAGCAACACTTTCTATTTTCAAAGTGAAGCAACCGGTTATGCACACCTATACACTTACAACATTACCACCCACCAGAAAAAGGCCCTCACACAAGGTAATTACGAGATACAGGAAGTTGCATTGAACACTGCCAAAACACATTTTTACCTGTTAACAAATGAAGTACATCCTGGTAAGCAGCATTGGTACCGTATTAAAACCGACGGCTCCGATAAGCAGCAGATCACCAGCATGGAAGGGGGCTACGAAATAGAGCTATCGCCTGATGAAAAGTATATCGCTTACCGTTACAGTTACATCAACAAGCCCTGGGAGTTATATGTGCAGGAAAATGCACCGGGTAAAAAGCCTGTACAAATAACGAATAAGGCAGCCAGCGACAGCTTTAAAACCTACCCTTGGCGAGAAACAAAAATTTTTACCATTCCTGCACGCGATGGCAAAAACATTTACGCCCGTATATATGAACCTGCCACAGGCAGGAAAAACGGCTCAGCCGTCATTTTTGTACACGGCGCGGGCTATTTGCAAAACGTACATTACTGGTGGAGTAGCTACTTTAGGGAATATATGTTCAATAACCTGTTAGCCGATAAAGGCTATACCGTACTGGATATAGATTACCGCGCCAGCAGTGGCTATGGCCGCGATTGGCGCACAGGCATTTACCGTCATATGGGAGGTAAAGATCTGGATGATGAAGTAGATGCCGCTAACTACCTGGTAAAAGAGCTGGGCATTAACCCTTCTAAAATTGGGATGTATGGTGGTAGCTATGGTGGGTTTATGACACTGATGGCTTTGTTTACACAACCCGATGTGTTTAAGGCAGGCGCAGCATTACGCCCTGTTACCGACTGGGCGCATTATAACCACGGTTATACTTCCAATATATTGAACGAACCTTTTACCGATAGCCTGGCTTACTACCGCTCTTCGCCTATCAACTTTGCAGCAGGTTTAAAAAACAACCTGCTCATATGCCATGGTATGGTAGATGTGAATGTGCATTTCCAGGATGCCGTGCGATTAAACCAACGGTTAATTGAACTGGGTAAAGACAACTGGCAAATGGCCGTGTATCCTATGGAAGATCATGGCTTTGTAGAACCCGGCAGCTGGACAGATGAATATAAAAGAATTTTGAAACTATTCGATACAACCCTATTGCCATAA